In a genomic window of Enterobacter asburiae:
- the lrp gene encoding leucine-responsive transcriptional regulator Lrp, whose amino-acid sequence MVDSKKRPGKDLDRIDRNILNELQKDGRISNVELSKRVGLSPTPCLERVRRLERQGFIQGYTALLNPHYLDASLLVFVEITLNRGAPDVFEQFNAAVQKLEEIQECHLVSGDFDYLLKTRVPDMSAYRKLLGETLLRLPGVNDTRTYVVMEEVKQSNRLVIKTR is encoded by the coding sequence ATGGTAGATAGCAAGAAGCGCCCTGGCAAAGATCTCGACCGTATCGATCGTAACATTCTTAATGAATTGCAAAAGGATGGGCGTATTTCCAACGTCGAGCTTTCAAAACGTGTGGGACTTTCCCCGACGCCGTGCCTTGAGCGTGTGCGCCGACTGGAAAGACAGGGTTTTATTCAGGGCTATACGGCTCTGCTGAACCCGCATTATCTGGATGCCTCACTTCTGGTATTTGTTGAGATTACTCTGAATCGTGGTGCGCCGGATGTGTTTGAGCAATTTAACGCCGCTGTACAAAAACTTGAAGAAATTCAAGAGTGTCATCTGGTGTCCGGTGATTTCGACTACCTGTTGAAAACCCGTGTGCCTGATATGTCCGCCTACCGTAAGCTGCTGGGGGAAACCCTGCTGCGTCTGCCAGGCGTGAACGACACCCGTACCTATGTGGTGATGGAAGAGGTCAAACAGAGCAATCGTCTGGTTATTAAGACGCGCTAA
- the lolA gene encoding outer membrane lipoprotein chaperone LolA — protein sequence MKKIAIACALLTSFVASSVWADAASDLKSRLDKVSSFHASFTQKVTDGSGNAVQEGQGDLWVKRPNLFNWHMTQPDESILVSDGKTLWFFNPFVEQATATWLKDATSNTPFMLIARNQASDWQQYNIKQKGDEFVLTPKGSNGNLKQFTINVSTNGTINQFGAVEQDDQRSSYQLKSQQNGAVDASKFTFTPPQGVTVDDQRNK from the coding sequence ATGAAAAAAATCGCCATCGCCTGTGCATTACTCACCAGTTTTGTTGCCAGCAGCGTCTGGGCTGATGCAGCCAGCGACCTTAAAAGCCGACTGGACAAAGTCAGCAGCTTCCACGCCAGCTTCACGCAAAAAGTGACAGACGGCAGCGGCAACGCGGTGCAGGAAGGACAGGGGGATTTGTGGGTGAAACGCCCTAATCTGTTTAACTGGCATATGACCCAGCCTGATGAAAGTATTTTGGTGTCAGATGGTAAAACCCTGTGGTTCTTCAACCCGTTCGTTGAGCAGGCCACGGCGACCTGGCTGAAGGACGCGACCAGCAACACGCCGTTTATGCTGATTGCCCGCAACCAGGCCAGCGACTGGCAGCAGTACAATATTAAACAGAAGGGTGACGAATTTGTCCTGACGCCGAAAGGCAGCAACGGCAACCTGAAGCAGTTCACCATCAACGTAAGCACCAACGGTACCATTAACCAGTTCGGCGCGGTTGAGCAAGACGATCAGCGCAGCAGCTACCAGCTTAAATCTCAGCAGAACGGCGCCGTTGACGCATCGAAATTCACCTTTACCCCGCCGCAGGGCGTAACGGTGGACGACCAACGCAATAAGTAA
- a CDS encoding DNA translocase FtsK (DNA-binding membrane protein required for chromosome resolution and partitioning) produces MSQEYTEDKEVTLSKLSSGRRLLEALLIVIALFAVWLMAALLSFNPSDPSWSQTAWHEPIHNLGGVPGAWLADTLFFIFGVMAYTIPVIIIGGCWFAWRHRQNDDYIDYFAVSLRLIGALALILTSCGLAAINADDIWYFASGGVIGSLLSSALQPMLHSSGGTLALLCIWAAGLTLFTGWSWVSIAEKIGSFILTILTFASNRTRRDDTWVDEEEYEDEYEEEDDVPVQRRESRRARILRGALARRQRVAEKFANPLGRKTDAALFSGKRMDEDEQVEYRAAGSAVDPDDVLFSGNRAMPGDFDEYDPLLNGHTVTAPVAAAAAATTAAQAYAAPVEAVMPSAPVPPPESAIQQPQVAWQTAPGVHTPEPVIAPEPENYVPVQQEQWQQPYQPPQPEYEPKHYEQPAAQPYQAYAPEPVEPAQPYVEPQPEPEVVEEVKPSRPPMYYFEEVEERRAREREQLAAWYQPVPEPVQEPVTKAPSVSVPPVDPTPAVAPVAESVKQATAASAAAAPVFSLATGGAPRPQVKEGIGPQLPRPNRVRVPTRRELASYGIKLPSQRMAEEKARETDYEDDADEMQQDELARQFAAQQNQRYGEAYQHDEPMLEDEDDAAEAELARQFAATQQQRYSGEQPAGANPFSLSDFEFSPMKDLVDDGPSEPLFTPSVMPEAEPVRQQPAPQAQTYAQPQQPVQQPYAQPQQPQQQPPQFQQPAPQPQESLIHPLLMRNGDSRPLQRPSTPLPSLDLLTPPPAEVEPVDTFALEQMARLVEARLADFRIKADVVNYSPGPVITRFELNLAPGVKAARISNLSRDLARSLSTVAVRVVEVIPGKPYVGLELPNKKRQTVYLREVLDNTKFRDNPSPLTVVLGKDIAGDPVVADLAKMPHLLVAGTTGSGKSVGVNAMILSMLYKAQPEDVRFIMIDPKMLELSVYEGIPHLLTEVVTDMKDAANALRWSVNEMERRYKLMSALGVRNLAGYNEKIAEAARMGRPIPDPYWKPGDSMDAQHPVLEKLPYIVVLVDEFADLMMTVGKKVEELIARLAQKARAAGIHLVLATQRPSVDVITGLIKANIPTRIAFTVSSKIDSRTILDQGGAESLLGMGDMLYSGPNSTSPVRVHGAFVRDQEVHAVVQDWKARGRPQYVDGITSDSESEGGGGGFDGGEELDPLFDQAVNFVTEKRKASISGVQRQFRIGYNRAARIIEQMEAQGIVSEQGHNGNREVLAPPPFD; encoded by the coding sequence TTGAGCCAGGAATACACTGAAGACAAAGAAGTCACACTATCGAAGCTAAGCAGCGGACGTCGTCTCCTCGAGGCTTTGCTGATCGTTATTGCCCTTTTTGCCGTCTGGCTGATGGCAGCCTTACTCAGTTTCAACCCTTCCGATCCCAGCTGGTCGCAAACCGCGTGGCATGAGCCTATCCATAATTTAGGCGGCGTACCCGGAGCCTGGCTTGCGGACACGCTCTTTTTCATTTTCGGTGTAATGGCCTACACCATTCCCGTCATTATTATTGGCGGATGCTGGTTTGCATGGCGTCATCGTCAGAACGATGATTACATCGATTATTTCGCGGTTTCCCTGCGCCTGATTGGCGCGCTGGCGCTGATCCTCACCTCCTGCGGGCTGGCGGCGATTAACGCCGATGATATCTGGTACTTCGCCTCCGGCGGGGTAATTGGCAGCCTGCTGAGCTCTGCGCTACAGCCGATGCTTCACAGTAGCGGCGGCACGCTGGCGCTGCTCTGCATCTGGGCGGCAGGGCTGACGCTGTTTACCGGCTGGTCATGGGTGAGCATTGCCGAGAAGATCGGCAGCTTTATTCTTACGATCCTGACCTTCGCCAGCAACCGTACCCGCCGCGACGACACGTGGGTCGATGAAGAAGAATATGAAGATGAGTACGAAGAGGAAGACGATGTTCCGGTGCAGCGTCGTGAATCTCGTCGTGCTCGTATTCTGCGCGGTGCCCTGGCGCGTCGCCAGCGCGTTGCTGAAAAATTTGCTAACCCGCTTGGACGCAAAACCGATGCGGCGCTCTTCTCCGGTAAGCGTATGGATGAAGATGAGCAGGTTGAGTACCGCGCAGCGGGTAGCGCAGTAGATCCAGATGATGTGCTTTTCTCCGGCAACCGTGCGATGCCGGGTGATTTCGATGAATACGATCCGCTGCTTAACGGGCATACCGTTACCGCGCCGGTTGCCGCAGCCGCAGCAGCAACGACCGCAGCACAGGCGTATGCCGCCCCTGTCGAAGCCGTGATGCCATCCGCGCCGGTTCCACCACCGGAATCCGCTATCCAGCAGCCTCAGGTTGCCTGGCAGACTGCACCGGGTGTCCACACGCCGGAGCCCGTTATCGCGCCTGAACCAGAGAACTATGTCCCTGTGCAGCAGGAGCAGTGGCAGCAGCCTTATCAGCCGCCGCAACCTGAGTATGAACCGAAGCACTATGAGCAGCCTGCGGCCCAGCCTTATCAGGCGTATGCGCCTGAACCGGTTGAACCCGCGCAGCCTTATGTGGAGCCTCAGCCTGAACCTGAGGTGGTGGAAGAGGTGAAACCGTCTCGTCCGCCAATGTACTATTTTGAAGAAGTTGAAGAACGCCGGGCTCGTGAACGCGAACAGCTGGCGGCATGGTATCAGCCTGTGCCTGAACCGGTGCAGGAGCCGGTTACAAAGGCACCTTCAGTTTCGGTTCCGCCGGTCGACCCGACGCCTGCTGTTGCCCCCGTAGCGGAAAGCGTGAAGCAGGCTACTGCGGCCTCAGCGGCGGCAGCACCGGTATTTAGCCTGGCAACGGGCGGTGCGCCGCGTCCGCAGGTGAAAGAGGGAATTGGTCCCCAACTGCCTCGCCCTAACCGCGTCCGCGTTCCAACCCGTCGTGAGCTTGCCTCCTATGGTATCAAGCTGCCTTCCCAGCGGATGGCCGAAGAAAAAGCGCGTGAGACGGACTATGAAGATGATGCCGATGAAATGCAGCAGGACGAACTGGCCCGCCAGTTCGCCGCGCAGCAGAATCAGCGCTACGGTGAAGCCTATCAGCACGATGAACCGATGCTGGAAGACGAAGATGACGCGGCTGAAGCCGAATTAGCGCGTCAGTTTGCGGCAACCCAGCAGCAACGTTACTCCGGTGAACAGCCTGCTGGCGCGAACCCGTTCTCATTATCGGATTTCGAGTTCTCACCAATGAAAGATCTGGTGGATGATGGTCCGAGCGAGCCTCTGTTCACCCCGAGCGTGATGCCTGAAGCAGAGCCTGTGCGCCAGCAGCCGGCGCCGCAGGCACAGACATACGCGCAGCCGCAGCAACCTGTTCAGCAGCCGTATGCGCAACCGCAGCAGCCGCAACAACAGCCGCCGCAGTTCCAGCAGCCAGCGCCACAGCCTCAGGAGAGCCTGATTCACCCGCTGCTGATGCGTAACGGTGACAGCCGTCCGCTGCAGCGTCCGAGCACGCCGCTGCCGTCGCTGGATCTGCTGACGCCGCCGCCGGCTGAAGTCGAGCCGGTTGATACGTTTGCTCTGGAGCAGATGGCCCGTCTGGTGGAAGCCCGTCTGGCAGACTTCCGCATCAAGGCGGACGTGGTGAATTACTCACCGGGCCCGGTTATTACCCGTTTCGAACTTAACCTGGCGCCGGGCGTCAAAGCCGCGCGCATTTCTAACCTGTCCCGCGATCTGGCGCGTTCTCTGTCGACAGTTGCGGTACGTGTGGTGGAAGTGATTCCGGGTAAACCGTACGTTGGCCTTGAGCTGCCGAACAAGAAACGTCAGACCGTTTACCTGCGCGAAGTGCTGGATAACACCAAGTTCCGCGATAACCCATCCCCGCTGACCGTAGTGTTGGGTAAAGATATCGCCGGCGACCCGGTGGTGGCTGACCTCGCGAAAATGCCTCACCTGCTGGTAGCGGGTACCACCGGTTCCGGTAAGTCCGTCGGTGTGAACGCCATGATCCTCAGCATGCTCTACAAAGCGCAGCCGGAAGATGTGCGTTTCATCATGATCGACCCGAAAATGCTCGAACTGTCGGTCTACGAAGGCATTCCGCATCTGCTGACGGAAGTGGTCACCGACATGAAAGACGCCGCCAACGCCCTGCGCTGGAGCGTCAACGAGATGGAGCGCCGCTACAAGCTGATGTCTGCGCTGGGCGTGCGTAACCTGGCCGGCTATAACGAGAAAATCGCCGAGGCGGCGCGCATGGGCCGTCCAATCCCGGATCCTTACTGGAAACCGGGTGACAGTATGGATGCACAGCATCCGGTGCTGGAGAAACTGCCTTATATCGTCGTGCTGGTGGATGAATTCGCCGACCTGATGATGACCGTCGGTAAGAAAGTGGAAGAGCTGATCGCGCGTCTGGCACAGAAAGCGCGTGCGGCAGGTATTCACCTGGTGCTGGCGACCCAGCGTCCGTCCGTGGATGTTATCACCGGCCTGATTAAGGCGAACATACCGACTCGTATCGCGTTTACCGTTTCGAGCAAAATTGACTCCCGTACCATTCTCGACCAGGGCGGCGCTGAGTCTCTGCTGGGAATGGGGGACATGCTGTACTCCGGCCCGAACTCCACCTCACCGGTGCGCGTACACGGTGCGTTCGTTCGCGACCAGGAAGTACACGCGGTGGTGCAGGACTGGAAAGCGCGCGGACGTCCGCAGTACGTTGACGGTATTACCTCCGACAGCGAAAGCGAAGGTGGCGGCGGTGGCTTTGACGGCGGTGAAGAGCTGGATCCGTTATTCGATCAGGCGGTTAACTTCGTCACTGAAAAACGTAAAGCCTCCATCTCTGGCGTGCAGCGTCAGTTCCGCATCGGCTATAACCGCGCGGCACGTATCATCGAGCAGATGGAAGCGCAGGGCATCGTGAGCGAGCAGGGGCACAACGGTAACCGTGAGGTGCTGGCTCCGCCGCCGTTTGATTAA
- the aat gene encoding leucyl/phenylalanyl-tRNA--protein transferase has product MRLVQLSRHNIAFPSPEGALREPNGLLALGGDLSPARLLMAYQRGIFPWFSPGDPILWWSPDPRAVLWPAQFHVSRSMKRFHAKSPYRVTLNHAFGQVIEGCAEDRHEGTWITRDIVNAYHQLHELGYAHSIEVWENGELVGGMYGVAQGTLFCGESMFSRAVNASKTALLVFCQAFAQRGGRLIDCQVLNEHTASLGAVDIPRRQYIEHLDACRQEKLPRDFWIPRTLFMPNA; this is encoded by the coding sequence ATGCGCCTGGTCCAGCTTTCTCGTCATAACATCGCGTTCCCTTCGCCGGAGGGAGCGCTGCGTGAGCCCAACGGGCTGCTGGCCCTTGGCGGTGACCTTAGCCCTGCGCGGCTATTAATGGCGTACCAGCGCGGCATTTTCCCGTGGTTTTCTCCGGGCGACCCGATTTTATGGTGGTCTCCCGACCCGCGCGCCGTGCTGTGGCCAGCGCAGTTTCACGTAAGCCGCAGCATGAAGCGATTCCATGCAAAATCCCCGTACCGTGTAACGCTGAATCACGCCTTTGGACAGGTGATCGAAGGCTGTGCCGAAGATCGCCATGAAGGGACGTGGATCACCCGCGATATCGTCAACGCCTATCATCAGCTCCATGAGCTTGGCTACGCCCACTCCATTGAGGTTTGGGAAAACGGAGAACTGGTTGGCGGCATGTACGGCGTGGCGCAAGGGACGCTATTTTGCGGCGAGTCGATGTTCTCCCGTGCGGTCAACGCCTCGAAAACCGCGCTGTTGGTCTTCTGCCAGGCCTTTGCCCAACGCGGGGGGCGTCTGATCGATTGTCAGGTGCTCAATGAGCACACCGCCTCCCTCGGTGCCGTTGACATCCCGCGACGACAGTATATCGAGCATCTGGACGCCTGCCGTCAGGAGAAGCTCCCGCGCGACTTCTGGATCCCCAGAACGCTCTTTATGCCCAATGCCTAA
- the cydD gene encoding cysteine/glutathione ABC transporter permease/ATP-binding protein CydD, which yields MEKTRQQELTRWLKQQSVISRRWLTISRLLGFVSGLLIVAQAWLLARILNHMIMENIPREALLLPFIVLILVFVLRAWVVWLRERVGFHAGQHIRYEIRRQVLDRLQEAGPAWIQGKPAGSWATLILEQIDDMHDYYARYLPQMALAVFVPLLIVIAIFPVNWVAAVILLGTAPLIPLFMAMVGMGAADANRRNFLALGRLSGHFLDRLRGMETLRIFGRGEAETENIRLASQDFRQRTMEVLRLAFLSSGVLEFFTSLSIALVAVYFGFSYLGALDFGHYGTAVTLSAGFLALILAPEFFQPLRDLGTFYHAKAQAVGAADSLKTFLETPLAHPERGDVTLNAKDPVTIEAQDFSILSPEGKVLAGPLNFTLPAGKRVVLVGTSGSGKSSLLNALSGFIAYTGSLRINKAELRNLDPDAWRKQLSWVGQNPQLPASTLRENVLLARPDAREDELQSVLDRAWVSEFLPLLPQGVDTVVGDQSSGLSVGQAQRVAVARALLNPCQLMLLDEPAASLDAHSEQRVMAALNAASRQQTTLMVTHQLEGITDWDQIWVMENGRIVEQGDYAALVAAQGPFAALLANRQEDI from the coding sequence ATGGAAAAAACCCGTCAACAAGAGTTAACACGCTGGCTGAAACAGCAAAGCGTTATTTCCCGCCGCTGGCTTACGATCTCCCGTCTTTTGGGGTTCGTTAGCGGTCTGTTGATTGTTGCCCAGGCATGGCTGCTGGCCCGCATTCTTAATCACATGATCATGGAGAACATTCCCCGCGAAGCGCTCCTGCTGCCCTTTATTGTTCTGATCCTGGTTTTTGTCCTGCGCGCCTGGGTGGTGTGGCTGCGTGAGCGCGTCGGCTTCCACGCCGGACAGCATATCCGCTACGAGATCCGCCGTCAGGTGCTGGATCGCCTTCAGGAAGCCGGGCCCGCGTGGATCCAGGGTAAACCGGCCGGAAGCTGGGCGACGCTGATCCTTGAGCAGATTGACGATATGCACGATTACTACGCGCGCTATCTTCCGCAGATGGCGCTGGCGGTTTTTGTTCCGCTGCTGATTGTTATCGCCATTTTCCCCGTCAACTGGGTGGCGGCAGTGATCCTGCTGGGCACCGCCCCGCTGATCCCGCTGTTTATGGCGATGGTCGGCATGGGGGCCGCTGATGCCAACCGCCGCAACTTCCTGGCACTGGGCAGGCTGAGCGGACATTTCCTCGACCGTCTGCGCGGGATGGAAACCCTGCGTATTTTTGGTCGCGGTGAAGCGGAAACTGAGAATATTCGCCTGGCATCACAGGACTTCCGCCAGCGCACGATGGAGGTGTTACGCTTGGCGTTCCTGTCTTCCGGCGTGCTGGAATTCTTTACCTCGCTGTCGATTGCCCTCGTGGCGGTTTACTTCGGTTTCTCCTATCTCGGCGCGCTGGATTTCGGCCACTACGGCACGGCAGTCACCCTCTCTGCCGGTTTCCTGGCGCTCATCCTGGCCCCGGAGTTTTTCCAGCCGCTTCGCGACCTGGGGACCTTCTATCATGCCAAAGCGCAGGCCGTTGGCGCGGCCGACAGTCTGAAAACCTTCCTGGAGACGCCGCTGGCGCACCCGGAGCGCGGTGACGTGACGCTGAATGCTAAAGATCCCGTGACCATTGAAGCGCAGGACTTTTCCATTCTGTCACCTGAAGGCAAAGTGCTCGCGGGTCCGCTGAACTTTACCCTGCCAGCCGGAAAACGCGTGGTGCTGGTCGGCACCAGCGGTTCAGGGAAAAGTTCTCTGCTGAATGCGCTATCCGGTTTTATCGCCTACACCGGTTCGCTGCGGATAAACAAAGCTGAACTGCGTAATCTCGATCCCGACGCCTGGCGCAAGCAGCTCAGCTGGGTCGGACAAAACCCGCAGCTTCCTGCCTCCACGCTGCGCGAAAACGTGCTCCTGGCGCGCCCGGATGCCCGTGAAGATGAACTACAGTCCGTTCTCGACCGCGCCTGGGTCAGCGAGTTTCTGCCGCTGCTCCCGCAAGGAGTTGATACCGTGGTCGGCGACCAGTCCTCCGGGCTGTCAGTCGGACAGGCGCAGCGTGTGGCCGTTGCCCGCGCGCTGCTTAACCCGTGCCAACTGATGCTGCTGGATGAGCCCGCTGCCAGCCTGGATGCCCACAGCGAACAGCGCGTCATGGCGGCCCTGAACGCCGCATCCCGGCAGCAAACCACCCTGATGGTCACCCATCAACTGGAAGGCATTACCGACTGGGACCAGATCTGGGTCATGGAGAACGGCCGAATTGTTGAGCAAGGCGATTACGCCGCTCTCGTTGCCGCGCAGGGGCCGTTCGCCGCCCTGCTGGCGAACCGTCAGGAGGACATCTGA
- the cydC gene encoding cysteine/glutathione ABC transporter ATP-binding protein/permease CydC has product MRALLPYLALYKRHKWMLTLGIVLAIVTLLASIGLLTLSGWFLSASAVAGFAGLYSFNYMLPAAGVRGTAITRTAGRYFERLVSHDATFRVLQHLRIYTFSKLLPLSPAGLARFRQGELLNRVVADVDTLDHLYLRVISPIVGAFVVIVVVTLGLSVLDVPVALTLGGIMLLTLLILPPLFYRAGKSTGENLTRLRGDYRQQLTSWLQGQAELTIFGASKRYRARLENTELNWHDAQRRQSELTAFSQALMVLIGGVAVIAMLWLASGGIGGNTQPGPLIALFVFCALAAFEALAPVTGAFQHLGQVIASALRITQIAEQEPEVRFSAAQTAVPEQVALKLDNVAFAYDKQAQNALDGINLSVNAGQRMAILGRTGCGKSTLLQLLTRAWDPQRGQIRFNNTLLTDFSEQALRKTVSVVPQRVHLFSATLRDNLLLAAPEASDDDLRAVLEQVGLQKLLEDEGLNSWLGEGGRQLSGGELRRLAIARALLHDAPLMLLDEPTEGLDATTESQILDLLANVMAGKTVLMVTHRLRGLASFDRIIVMDNGHIIEQGSHAELLAKQGRYYQFKQRL; this is encoded by the coding sequence ATGCGTGCTCTGCTGCCTTATCTTGCGCTCTATAAACGCCACAAATGGATGCTGACGCTGGGAATCGTGCTGGCGATTGTGACGCTGCTCGCCAGCATCGGCCTGCTCACGCTTTCAGGTTGGTTCCTGTCGGCCTCCGCCGTCGCAGGGTTCGCCGGATTATACAGCTTCAACTATATGCTGCCGGCGGCAGGCGTGCGGGGTACCGCCATTACCCGAACTGCCGGACGCTATTTCGAGCGGCTGGTCAGCCACGACGCGACGTTCCGTGTTCTGCAGCACCTGCGCATTTACACCTTCAGCAAACTGCTGCCCCTCTCCCCTGCCGGGCTGGCGCGTTTTCGTCAGGGTGAGTTACTTAACCGTGTCGTTGCGGATGTCGACACGCTGGACCACCTTTACCTGCGGGTGATCTCCCCGATAGTGGGCGCGTTTGTGGTGATTGTAGTGGTCACGCTGGGGCTGTCCGTTCTGGATGTTCCCGTTGCGCTGACGCTGGGTGGAATTATGCTGCTGACGCTCCTTATTCTGCCGCCGCTGTTTTATCGCGCCGGGAAATCCACCGGGGAAAACCTGACGCGTCTGCGCGGGGATTATCGCCAGCAGCTGACCTCCTGGCTTCAGGGGCAGGCAGAGCTGACTATTTTTGGTGCCAGCAAGCGCTACCGCGCCCGACTGGAAAATACGGAGCTGAACTGGCATGACGCCCAGCGCCGTCAATCTGAACTGACGGCCTTCTCGCAGGCGCTGATGGTGTTAATCGGCGGCGTGGCGGTGATCGCCATGCTGTGGCTGGCTTCCGGCGGGATTGGCGGTAATACCCAGCCAGGCCCTCTAATTGCGCTCTTCGTTTTCTGCGCGCTGGCCGCTTTTGAGGCACTGGCCCCGGTGACGGGCGCCTTCCAGCATCTTGGACAGGTGATCGCCTCTGCCCTGCGCATCACCCAGATTGCCGAGCAGGAGCCTGAAGTCAGGTTCAGCGCAGCACAAACCGCCGTGCCTGAGCAGGTGGCGCTGAAGCTTGATAACGTGGCCTTCGCCTATGACAAGCAGGCCCAGAACGCGCTGGACGGTATCAACCTTTCTGTTAATGCAGGGCAGCGGATGGCGATCCTCGGCCGTACCGGCTGCGGTAAGTCGACGCTGCTGCAGCTGCTGACGCGGGCCTGGGATCCACAGCGCGGTCAGATTCGTTTTAATAATACGCTGCTGACCGATTTCAGCGAGCAGGCCCTGCGCAAGACCGTGAGCGTCGTTCCACAGCGCGTGCATCTGTTTAGCGCCACCCTGCGCGATAACCTGCTGCTGGCCGCGCCAGAGGCTTCGGACGATGATCTTCGCGCCGTACTGGAGCAGGTCGGACTGCAAAAGCTGCTTGAGGACGAAGGTCTCAACAGTTGGCTGGGCGAAGGCGGTCGTCAGCTTTCCGGCGGAGAGCTACGCCGTCTGGCCATTGCGCGCGCGCTGCTGCATGATGCGCCGCTGATGCTGCTCGACGAACCGACAGAAGGGCTTGATGCGACAACCGAGAGTCAAATCCTTGATTTGCTGGCGAACGTGATGGCAGGAAAAACCGTCCTGATGGTGACGCACCGCCTGCGCGGGCTGGCAAGTTTTGATCGGATAATTGTGATGGACAACGGGCACATTATTGAGCAAGGTAGTCACGCAGAGCTGTTGGCGAAACAGGGTCGCTACTATCAGTTCAAACAGCGTCTGTAG
- the trxB gene encoding thioredoxin-disulfide reductase, protein MGTTKHSKLLILGSGPAGYTAAVYAARANLQPVLITGMEKGGQLTTTTEVENWPGDPNDLTGPLLMERMHEHAAKFETEILFDHINKVDLQNRPFRLTGDSGEYTCDALIVATGASARYLGLPSEEAFKGRGVSACATCDGFFYRNQKVAVIGGGNTAVEEALYLANIASEVHLIHRRDTFRAEKILIKRLMDKVASGNIVLHTNRTLEEVTGDQMGVAGLRIRDTQNTDNVETLEVAGLFVAIGHSPNTAIFEGQLELENGYIKVQSGSHGNATQTSIPGVFAAGDVMDHIYRQAITSAGTGCMAALDAERYLDGLAEQGK, encoded by the coding sequence ATGGGCACGACCAAACACAGTAAGTTGCTAATCCTTGGTTCTGGACCTGCGGGATATACCGCGGCGGTCTATGCTGCACGCGCAAACCTGCAGCCGGTACTGATCACTGGCATGGAAAAAGGCGGTCAGTTGACCACCACCACGGAAGTGGAAAACTGGCCGGGCGACCCGAACGACCTGACCGGGCCGCTGCTGATGGAACGCATGCACGAGCATGCTGCTAAGTTCGAAACCGAAATCCTGTTCGACCACATCAACAAGGTTGACCTGCAGAACCGTCCGTTCCGCCTGACGGGCGACAGCGGCGAATACACCTGCGACGCGCTGATCGTCGCTACCGGGGCCTCTGCCCGCTACCTCGGCCTGCCGTCTGAAGAAGCGTTCAAAGGCCGCGGCGTCTCTGCCTGCGCCACCTGCGACGGTTTCTTCTATCGTAACCAGAAAGTCGCGGTTATCGGCGGCGGCAACACCGCGGTGGAAGAAGCGCTTTACCTGGCGAACATTGCCTCTGAAGTGCATCTGATCCACCGTCGTGACACCTTCCGCGCCGAGAAGATCCTGATTAAGCGCCTGATGGATAAAGTGGCGAGCGGCAACATCGTGCTGCACACCAACCGTACCCTGGAAGAAGTCACGGGCGATCAGATGGGCGTTGCGGGTCTGCGCATTCGTGATACCCAGAACACCGATAACGTCGAAACGCTGGAGGTGGCGGGTCTGTTTGTGGCTATCGGCCACAGCCCGAATACCGCGATCTTCGAAGGCCAGCTGGAGCTGGAAAACGGGTACATCAAAGTGCAGTCCGGCAGCCACGGTAACGCGACCCAGACAAGCATCCCGGGCGTGTTCGCTGCCGGTGACGTAATGGACCATATTTACCGTCAGGCGATCACCTCTGCGGGCACCGGCTGTATGGCCGCGCTGGACGCTGAACGCTATCTCGATGGACTGGCTGAACAAGGTAAATAA